Genomic DNA from Prevotella intermedia ATCC 25611 = DSM 20706:
TTTAGCATTTTGGTATTCGCTCGATAGGCGTTGGTTTTCTGATTGGCAATTCTGCAAATCTTTCTTGCTGGCACAACCTGTCATCAACAGTGCACCTGCACACAAGGTTAATACTAAAAGGTTCTTTTTCATATTGCTAATAGTTTATTAATTTATACTCAATTATGTTTGCTTTGCTTGAATACATCAAGCGCAGACGTATTGCGCCTGCTTACCGTGCAAAGATATTCATTTGGTTGCAGATAGCTATAAAAGTAAAAAAGGTTTAGCTTATTTTAAGCGAGTTTAAGTATTTACAAGCTAAAAACGCTATACATTCTACTCAATAGGCTCTATCTTGGGGGCTTTCATATCAGAAGGTTGCGTGCCGTTGCTTCCCGTTTCCTCTTTTATAGGGGGCGGTGGTAACGCTGGCACTTCGATTGGTTCGGGTTCAGGTATGTTGTTAATGTTACTGTTGCCATCTTCCGAATCAACGTAGTCCACCTTCTTGTTTTCCTTTACTTCTACTTCCTTCGCCTCTTCTTTCGTCAATACAGGGATTTTCGATGTGGTATCAATACCTATCACCGCACCCGACATATCCACCTCGTACTTGCGTGGCGGTGCCATATCGCGGGTTGCCATTAGGACTGACAGCAACAGCGAACCAAAGAAAAGCACCCCTGCACAGATGGCAACGGGCTTGGTGTATGTAGGTTTCTTGTTTCCTTGTGAGTTCATAAGCACATTTTAGAATGACGAACGTATGCAAAAGCAAAGTTGTTTCTATTGCGCAAAAGTACTGAAAATATCCAATACCACCAAAAGAATGTACAAAATGCTACTGTTTCTTCTTGCTTATCTGGCGGTCAGAAAGCGCATCGCTCGCCTTGTTGAGGGTTTTATCGACATTGTTGCCGAACTTCTTGCCTGCCTCGCTCAGCTTTTTCAGGAACTTTTTGCCGTTCTTTTCGGCTTTGCCCGCAACTCTTCCAATGGCTTCCGATTCGCGTTCCATAAAGTCTTCCATACCGTCTCCAATGTTGCTGAGCCCTTCTTTTATCTTTTCTTCAGATGTTTTCTTCTTGTACGTTGTAGTATCTGTTGTGTAAACATCGTAGTTTTCCGTTGCATAAGTTTCTGTTTGCTGCTTTTTATCAGTAGTCTGCTTGTTCTGTTTTGCTTTTGAAACTTGCTTCTTTTCAGGCACAGGATAGTTTAGAACTGCATTTGTCTGTGCGCTCATGCTTGTGCTAATTCCTATAAAAAGGAAAGTCAGCAGGGTATAAACAATCTTTGTTTTCATTTTACTGAGGATTTAATTTGTTAATATTTATATGATTTTACTGTTTTATGAGCTTTCTTACTACAAACCAAATGTGCTTTGCAAGGGTAGGGAATACGCCATAGTGCTTGCACATTACCTGAAAACGCTCGCGAAGCGATGTACGGTGGTGCAGCGTAGTTTGCCCTTCTTCCATATAGTTGGCTATTACGGCGTGCACGTTTCTAAGCAACAGTCCCTTCCGTTCGCCCTCACGCATTATCTTTATGCACCAATCCACGTCGGCAGAATAACGGTAGTGCGTGTCGAAAGGTGTTTTCCGTGCAATATCCAAGCGAGCATAAAAGGCTTGATGGCATACCAACATACCGTCGCGAAACGAACGCCAAGTAAGCTTTTCGGGCGGTTGCAGCCTGCGATGATACAGGAAATTGCCCTTTTCGTCTATGATATCAGTATTGCCATATACCACTGCAGGGCGTTCTTCGCCGTCGCCTACTTCGGCTGCCAATGCTACTTTCTCGAGTGTATCAGCCGTCGGAAAGCGGTCGCCAGCATTCAGAAACACCACATAATCGCCCTTTGCGCGCACCAAACCTTTATTCATAGCGTCGTAAAGTCCTTTGTCGGGCTCGCTGTATATACGAACGATATGTTCGTTTTCTGCACTGTCCGACATTTCTTTATAGGCTTCAGCTATCGTTACAGTATTGTCTGTCGAGGCACCGTCCACGATAATGTGTTCCACCGTGGGGAAATCCTGCATCAGCACACTGTCTAACGTAGGCTGCAACACATCGGCTGCGTTATAGGTAATGGTGATTACTGAGAATGTTATCATTTATTTGTTCTTTGAATAAGCAACTGCTCTCTTGTAAATATCTATATATTGCGTAGCTACACGCGTTTGCGAATAGCACAGTTTCACCTTTTCTACAGCATTGGCAGACAGCTTTCCGTAGTCGGCAACGTTCAACACCCAGTTGATTCCGTATGCCAAATCAGCCGAGTCTTTCATTCTCACGACATAGCCATTGCGCTCGTGGTCTATCATTTCGGGAATACCGCCCACCTCAAAGCCCACACACGGCACGCCACAAGCCATTGCTTCCATAATGGTGTTGGGCAGATTGTCTGACAGCGATGGCAATACAAACACGTCAATGGCATTGTAAACGTCCACTATCTGCTGCGTATCGCTCACATATCCTAATGGAAACATCGGCAAGTCGAAGTTCTCTCGCAGGTCTTCAGCGTGTCCGCCGAGCACTACAACTGCCGTGTTTGCTAACGTTTCGGGGTGCTGTTCCACCATTTTTCGGCACGCATCAACCAAGTAACCCATACCTTTATTCTGGTTTGTAACCCGTTGAGATGCAAAAAGTATCAAGCGTTTATCGGTTGGCAAACCCAGTTTTCTGCGGGCTTCAGTCTTGTCTGCCTTGCAGAAAATGTTTGTATCTATCGGGTTCGGAATACATTCTATCGGGTTCTGACCTATCAATGCGCTCCGCTTTGCTTCGCCTTGCAGCCACTTGCTGCACGTTATATATATAATATGTGAACGCCCTTCTATCGCTTCCTTGCGCTTCCACGTCCTCTGTGCAAGGCTTTTTCTTATGCCTGAGGGCAGCAGACGGCAGTCTTTGCATTGGGTTTCAAACTGCCGACAGTCTAACGTAATGTGGCAAACAGCCGTAGCGGGCCATATATCGTGCATTGTCCACACGAGCGGTTTGCCTGTTTTCAGTATCTTTTCAATACCTTTGAGCGACAGCATACCTTGGTTTATCCATGCCAAATGAACAACGTCGGCATCTTTAAATGCCTGCAACTGCGTTATGTCGGTACCTGCATTGGCAATGTCGATAGCAAACAGATTGCGCTTGGAGAAGCGTAAGTGCCAGAATATGCACCATCGTTCCCACAGCTTATTCCATTGTGTGCGCCACCCATTCTTTATTGTAAACACAGTCGTGTCGTCGCTTAACTTGTCGCGAACAAGCATATTTGCTTCAATTCCGTTGTTGTTCAGCGCATCTTTCAAACGGTTTGCAGCCACAGCGGCACCTCCCGTCCGTTCACTTGTATTTACAATCAGTACTTTCATCATACCTTAGTTTCACCTGACAAAGATACAAGTTTTCAATGAAATAATAGAAAAAAGCAGGAAATAATCCTATAAAACTGCTCTAACTGCTTTATATACTATCGTTTGACATACATCAAGAATTTGCAGTTTTGTAAAAAACGAGCCTTGAAATATTTGCAAGTATTCCAAATACTATCTACCTTTGCATCGTCAAAAGGTTAATAGATTGTTTAGGTTAGTAGTAATAGATTTAGGTTTTTAGTTATTTTTTAAAGGTAAAAGTTTAACAGATTGTGTAATAAGGAAAACAAGGAGACCGTGAGGCTTCCTCTATTCATAAGACAAAAGACAATTAAGGTTAAACAAAATAAATGCTGAAGCTCGTTGAGAGTTTCAGCATTTATTTTTATCCCCTTTGTTTTCTTGCTGTAAACGAAGTCCCGTTTGAGAGTAGTTCAGCAAGACTTATTGCCCTTTCGTTGTTCAAGAGAAATGCAGAAGAATAGTCATCGTTTTGTAAAGATTATTCTGAAGAAAAAATGATAATTTCGATTTGGCATTGCAAAAGCGTAGGTTTTGCACGCCAAAAGAGCCGCTTTTACCGTGCAAAAGCGGCTCTTTTACAATGCGAAACAATAGGTTTTGGAACGTGTTGATAATGAGATTGTTACACAATAGTGGCGTTGTGGAAAAATATTTACACTTTTATAACCTTCTTTCCGCCAATAAAACATAGAGCAGACTTGTGTCTAAAGTAGACGAAAATAGAAGCTGATGTATTTGCTTTATAGGCTTGCATAAAGGCGGAAGCGCAAGACTGACACATACAGACATAATAGAAAAAGGTGGTGTATCATTGTTTGATACACCACCTTTTTACTTTCTCAAATCATCAACTAACCTAAATAATTTACTCTCTAATAATAACTAATCAACTATTTTTTTACTTACGTGAACTGCTTGTGCTATATTGGCAGTTACGATAGCAACTATCATCAATATTATGAACATAATCTTTTTACCTTTCTTGAGAGCCGCTTGCCCTCACTATTTTAACTTCTTACCTATTGTTTACGAGTGCAAAGTTACGGCTTCTTGGGTTTTCAGGCAAGCAATTCAGGCAAGATTGTGTAATATGGGCGCATTTATTGCCGTGCGTCAAGCGGATTGATTTTTATCAATGACAAATTTGCGAGCCTCGTATTTTTTGATTAAATTTGCTGAACGATAGCGAGAACAAAGCGATGGAAAAGAATATAGAACTGCAAAATGCGTGGGACTTTGTAGAACACACAGGCATCAGCATCTTTCTTACAGGAAAGGCTGGTACAGGAAAAACAACCTTTTTGCGTGCCATTAAGCAACACAGCACAAAGCGAATGGTAGTGGTAGCCCCTACGGGAGTGGCTGCCATAAATGCCGGTGGCGTAACCATTCACTCGTTTTTTCAGCTTCCGCTTTCCCCTTTCGTGCCCGAAAGTATGGTGAAACCGCGCTTTGAATACAGCAAACAGAAACGAAAGATAATGCGAACGCTTGACTTGCTCGTTATCGACGAGATTAGTATGGTGCGTGCCGACATTCTCGATGCCATCGACTCGGTGCTCCGTCGCTTCCGCGAACACGACAAGCCGTTTGGCGGAGTGCAACTCCTGATGATTGGCGACCTGCAACA
This window encodes:
- a CDS encoding glycosyltransferase family 2 protein, coding for MITFSVITITYNAADVLQPTLDSVLMQDFPTVEHIIVDGASTDNTVTIAEAYKEMSDSAENEHIVRIYSEPDKGLYDAMNKGLVRAKGDYVVFLNAGDRFPTADTLEKVALAAEVGDGEERPAVVYGNTDIIDEKGNFLYHRRLQPPEKLTWRSFRDGMLVCHQAFYARLDIARKTPFDTHYRYSADVDWCIKIMREGERKGLLLRNVHAVIANYMEEGQTTLHHRTSLRERFQVMCKHYGVFPTLAKHIWFVVRKLIKQ
- a CDS encoding glycosyltransferase family 4 protein, producing MKVLIVNTSERTGGAAVAANRLKDALNNNGIEANMLVRDKLSDDTTVFTIKNGWRTQWNKLWERWCIFWHLRFSKRNLFAIDIANAGTDITQLQAFKDADVVHLAWINQGMLSLKGIEKILKTGKPLVWTMHDIWPATAVCHITLDCRQFETQCKDCRLLPSGIRKSLAQRTWKRKEAIEGRSHIIYITCSKWLQGEAKRSALIGQNPIECIPNPIDTNIFCKADKTEARRKLGLPTDKRLILFASQRVTNQNKGMGYLVDACRKMVEQHPETLANTAVVVLGGHAEDLRENFDLPMFPLGYVSDTQQIVDVYNAIDVFVLPSLSDNLPNTIMEAMACGVPCVGFEVGGIPEMIDHERNGYVVRMKDSADLAYGINWVLNVADYGKLSANAVEKVKLCYSQTRVATQYIDIYKRAVAYSKNK